One window from the genome of Paraneptunicella aestuarii encodes:
- a CDS encoding two-component regulator propeller domain-containing protein: protein MKFDGFKIQSFKSIPGDHNSLTHDLVTDMGIDRQGFIWVSTSHGLNRIDPAKNKFTRYLIDPDSAGSLAGKTIKALRIRSDGKLWLVTSLGLVLFDPDHRSYQFIEQIIPELNEFEDAKWIDMDASENLWVATRDGVLFYFDLINNSFLKIPLVDVTENAVDSRIVEALEVVSEGKVWVGFQNNGVAIYDVRTQKVKRLKSDGTENSIISNRITSIFEDHWGQIWIGTDGEGVSVIRNEEILNIAPTGEDKSSIANVFINGFYQDNNGNIWIATYGAGIYLLRADFIRVGNISKASTDWKRMELGRIWGLSVDRSGKLWVGTDQHGALAFDFEGETINQYFHRGSDANSIGHNRVMDVLQTSNGNIWFSTNRGLSELNPGTGQMHRYFYETDNKLLYNIFSRLFEDSEGNLWVSVLGGGLLRRSPFGEFTHFAHSGLDGDISHNYVTSITEDDEKRVWIGTQNGLNLFNPETEKFQHYETDFTIWSLAYDPEYKKLVIGTSGGLVITDPYDPVFTFVSGTTGVSNPSVYCVLVDRGNYYAASGLALNKVNHQGDIVSTYYWYQGFQKGYNLNSCTKDNSGNLYFGGDDGISYFHPDKLVLSNSTPHATIQSLKAYESSTSGYTKLVNTADLMSLPHTFNDLKINFSGSFFEDIEGLRFRYRLLGLNPDWVVYASDSASELVGLGPEHFSIYSNLSPGLYQFDVQYFHSNGGESDVVSLKFQILPPWWRTPVAYVGYVLVAFFLIWMVINWRTRSLLRTQVKLESIVRSRTEELQTLANKATLLAKQKDHLFANVSHDFKTPLTLILSPIEQLIEKDTSSERVKQYNLIRNNALNLQELIDQVLELSRIDSQESLKWSKVKVQEVIKEVVFAFKEHAARKDILLRYEFVNDCSTIYLGVFEGSLYRILFNLVSNAIKYSPANSQVDMMIEARAEDVVFIVRDEGIGFSEEEAKRITDRFLRLDAAKAFDVKGTGLGLAIVRELVEINGGNLDIKSEVNKGSCFTVSLPLSNKLASQGLLLNSDEVNIEAVSYSRSDSNSVELQHSKALLLIIEDNIDMAEFLCESFADDYECLHCADGTQGLIAAKEKQPDLILSDVMMPGIDGYHVARTLREQEETSHIPIIMLTAKGDTDSRIQGWQSMVDDYVAKPFVLKELRLRIQNLLEIRRLLKQKLASNIGSLKFFDVPEFSSMSSKDQLFLKRFEQVMEERYQDCEFKREMAASLLAVSERQLNRKLAALCDHNFAQYLRKFRLRKSLGLVNKGLLVAEVSDKVGFSNATYFSSCFKEEFGVSFREFENLREKNG, encoded by the coding sequence GTGAAATTTGATGGATTTAAGATCCAGAGTTTCAAATCGATCCCTGGTGATCATAATTCACTCACCCATGATCTGGTTACTGATATGGGGATCGACAGGCAAGGTTTTATCTGGGTGAGTACGTCTCATGGATTAAATAGAATCGATCCAGCAAAAAATAAGTTCACTCGGTACTTGATTGATCCTGATAGTGCTGGGAGTTTGGCGGGAAAAACAATAAAAGCGCTCAGAATAAGGTCTGATGGTAAGTTGTGGCTGGTGACTTCTTTGGGATTGGTTCTATTCGATCCGGATCATCGAAGCTACCAATTTATTGAACAGATCATTCCTGAGTTAAATGAGTTTGAAGACGCTAAATGGATCGATATGGACGCTTCCGAGAATTTATGGGTTGCCACCAGAGATGGTGTTCTTTTTTATTTTGATCTCATCAACAACTCCTTCCTAAAGATTCCTTTGGTTGATGTTACGGAAAACGCCGTGGATTCCCGTATTGTTGAGGCTTTGGAAGTTGTGTCTGAAGGTAAGGTTTGGGTTGGCTTTCAAAATAATGGTGTGGCTATTTATGATGTCCGTACTCAAAAGGTTAAGCGCCTAAAATCAGATGGAACTGAAAACAGTATAATCAGTAACAGGATCACCAGTATTTTCGAGGATCACTGGGGACAAATTTGGATCGGCACTGACGGTGAAGGGGTTTCGGTGATCCGCAATGAGGAAATCCTTAACATTGCCCCGACAGGTGAAGATAAATCTAGCATTGCCAATGTTTTCATTAACGGTTTTTATCAAGATAATAATGGCAATATCTGGATTGCTACGTACGGTGCCGGGATTTACCTGTTAAGAGCCGATTTTATTCGTGTGGGTAACATTTCTAAAGCGTCCACAGACTGGAAACGAATGGAGCTGGGACGAATTTGGGGGCTTTCGGTTGATCGTTCTGGCAAGCTGTGGGTGGGAACAGATCAGCATGGCGCTTTGGCTTTCGATTTTGAAGGTGAAACGATCAATCAGTATTTTCATCGTGGATCTGACGCAAACAGTATTGGTCACAATCGGGTGATGGATGTATTGCAGACATCTAATGGAAATATATGGTTTTCAACTAATCGTGGATTAAGTGAACTCAATCCGGGTACTGGTCAGATGCATCGTTATTTCTACGAAACAGACAATAAGTTGCTATACAATATTTTTTCCCGGTTGTTTGAAGATAGTGAGGGAAACCTGTGGGTCTCGGTTCTTGGTGGAGGTTTGCTTCGTCGTTCACCATTCGGTGAGTTTACTCATTTCGCACATTCAGGTCTGGATGGAGATATTAGCCATAACTATGTTACCAGCATTACCGAAGACGATGAGAAAAGAGTCTGGATTGGCACTCAGAATGGTTTGAACTTGTTTAATCCTGAAACTGAGAAATTCCAGCATTATGAAACCGACTTTACTATTTGGTCTTTGGCTTATGATCCAGAGTATAAGAAACTTGTTATTGGCACTTCTGGTGGATTGGTGATTACGGATCCTTATGATCCAGTATTCACTTTTGTTAGTGGTACTACAGGTGTAAGCAATCCGTCGGTTTACTGTGTTTTGGTTGATAGGGGAAACTACTATGCCGCGTCGGGTCTTGCACTGAACAAGGTGAATCATCAAGGTGATATTGTAAGCACTTACTATTGGTATCAGGGTTTTCAAAAAGGCTATAATTTGAATTCCTGTACAAAAGATAATTCTGGAAATCTATATTTTGGTGGGGATGATGGTATTTCTTATTTTCATCCCGATAAGTTGGTTTTATCTAACTCTACGCCGCATGCAACGATTCAATCCCTAAAAGCTTATGAGTCCAGTACATCGGGCTATACAAAGTTGGTGAACACCGCAGATCTGATGTCTTTACCTCATACATTCAATGATTTGAAAATAAACTTCAGCGGGTCATTTTTTGAAGATATTGAAGGGTTACGTTTTAGATACCGATTACTTGGCTTGAATCCTGATTGGGTGGTATACGCGAGTGATTCTGCTAGTGAGCTTGTAGGCTTAGGGCCTGAACATTTTAGTATTTATTCAAATTTGAGCCCGGGACTATACCAATTCGATGTGCAGTATTTCCATTCTAATGGTGGGGAATCGGATGTTGTATCTCTGAAGTTCCAGATACTGCCACCCTGGTGGAGAACTCCAGTCGCTTATGTTGGCTATGTGCTAGTGGCATTTTTTCTGATTTGGATGGTTATTAACTGGCGAACCCGGTCTTTATTGAGAACTCAGGTAAAGCTGGAAAGTATAGTGAGAAGCAGAACCGAGGAATTGCAAACTCTAGCCAATAAAGCCACATTACTGGCGAAACAGAAAGATCACTTGTTTGCTAATGTTTCCCATGATTTTAAAACGCCCCTTACTCTTATACTTAGCCCGATAGAACAATTGATTGAAAAAGACACCAGTTCTGAGAGGGTCAAGCAATATAACCTGATTAGAAACAACGCTCTTAATTTACAAGAGCTCATTGATCAGGTGTTGGAATTGTCTCGTATTGATTCACAAGAGTCTTTGAAGTGGTCAAAAGTGAAAGTACAGGAAGTCATTAAAGAAGTGGTCTTTGCGTTTAAAGAACATGCCGCAAGGAAAGATATTTTGTTGCGGTATGAGTTTGTGAATGATTGTTCCACTATTTACCTTGGTGTTTTCGAAGGTTCGTTGTACAGGATCCTGTTTAATCTGGTTTCCAATGCAATCAAATACAGTCCGGCGAATTCTCAAGTGGATATGATGATAGAAGCTAGGGCTGAGGACGTAGTTTTTATTGTTCGTGATGAGGGCATTGGATTTAGTGAAGAAGAAGCAAAACGTATAACGGATAGGTTTCTTCGACTGGATGCTGCCAAGGCGTTTGATGTTAAGGGAACGGGTCTTGGCCTCGCTATTGTAAGAGAGCTGGTGGAAATAAATGGCGGTAACTTAGACATAAAAAGCGAAGTTAATAAGGGAAGCTGCTTTACTGTGTCATTACCTTTATCGAATAAGCTTGCGTCGCAAGGTTTGTTACTGAATTCAGATGAAGTGAATATTGAGGCGGTTAGCTATAGCCGTTCCGATTCAAACAGTGTTGAACTGCAACATTCAAAAGCTCTGCTCCTCATCATCGAAGACAATATCGATATGGCTGAATTCCTGTGTGAATCGTTTGCTGATGACTATGAGTGTTTACATTGTGCGGATGGTACTCAGGGACTTATTGCTGCGAAGGAGAAGCAGCCAGATCTTATCTTGAGTGATGTCATGATGCCCGGCATCGATGGTTATCATGTTGCAAGAACATTGCGAGAACAGGAGGAAACCAGCCATATTCCCATCATTATGCTAACAGCCAAAGGCGATACGGATAGTCGAATTCAAGGTTGGCAGTCTATGGTTGACGATTATGTTGCCAAGCCTTTTGTGTTAAAGGAGCTGCGTTTAAGAATTCAAAATTTATTGGAAATTCGGCGTTTATTGAAACAGAAACTGGCATCCAATATCGGTTCGTTGAAGTTTTTTGATGTGCCTGAATTTTCTTCTATGTCGAGTAAGGATCAACTTTTCCTCAAACGTTTTGAGCAGGTTATGGAAGAGCGTTATCAGGATTGTGAGTTTAAACGAGAAATGGCTGCGTCTTTGCTTGCCGTTTCTGAGCGGCAATTAAATCGAAAACTGGCGGCGTTATGTGATCACAATTTTGCTCAATATCTCAGGAAGTTCAGATTACGAAAGTCATTAGGTTTGGTGAATAAGGGACTGCTGGTAGCAGAGGTTAGTGATAAGGTTGGATTTTCTAACGCTACCTATTTTTCATCTTGTTTTAAGGAAGAGTTTGGCGTCTCTTTCCGTGAGTTTGAGAATCTGAGGGAAAAGAACGGATAA
- a CDS encoding iron-containing alcohol dehydrogenase: protein MPFSLQVIFYRILMALLRLVIIFIPTPKPTIYSGSGSAKKMCATIGHFGANKLLIVTDEMLVKLGLIQGITDELDSLGIEYTIFAEVTPDPTYDVVEKGVRVAIEHKSEGILAIGGGSSLDAAKVIAAKLTNPKPISKLTGILKVKAPCLPLFVVPTTAGTGSETTIAAVVSDPVTNQKTPVIDPKLVPIAAALDPSLMLGLPPAITAATGMDALTHAVESYISMHASPETDNYALAAVKMIMKNLPICYENGQDEQAREAMALASFYAGAAFTKANLGYVHAIAHQYGAFYHTPHGLANAIVLPYILEYSVPAAKERLAELAVAIGVGEKSEGAQVLAEKFVTAVKKLNEQIGIPATLDALKAEDIPKIATGALKEAHYLYPVPRYMDSQQCEEIIHKMVSRIVSA, encoded by the coding sequence ATGCCTTTTTCCCTACAAGTCATTTTTTATCGAATTTTGATGGCATTGCTTAGGCTGGTCATTATCTTTATTCCAACACCCAAGCCGACTATCTATTCTGGTTCCGGCTCTGCCAAAAAAATGTGCGCCACTATTGGGCATTTTGGTGCGAATAAGCTGCTGATTGTTACTGATGAGATGCTGGTAAAGTTGGGTCTTATTCAAGGCATTACTGATGAATTGGATTCTCTGGGAATTGAATACACGATTTTCGCTGAAGTAACACCAGATCCAACCTACGATGTGGTTGAGAAAGGCGTTCGCGTTGCTATTGAGCACAAATCAGAAGGCATCTTGGCTATCGGTGGAGGCTCTTCATTAGACGCTGCAAAGGTCATTGCTGCCAAGCTGACCAACCCTAAACCTATCAGTAAACTAACAGGCATTTTGAAAGTAAAAGCGCCTTGTTTGCCTTTGTTTGTTGTGCCAACAACGGCAGGAACAGGTTCTGAAACGACGATTGCGGCGGTTGTGTCGGATCCTGTAACCAATCAGAAAACCCCGGTCATTGATCCTAAATTAGTACCAATTGCTGCAGCTCTTGATCCTTCATTGATGTTGGGGTTACCTCCAGCCATTACAGCAGCAACTGGAATGGATGCATTAACCCACGCGGTTGAATCTTATATCTCCATGCATGCTTCGCCAGAAACAGACAACTATGCATTGGCTGCGGTCAAAATGATCATGAAGAATTTGCCGATTTGTTATGAGAATGGGCAAGATGAACAAGCCAGAGAAGCGATGGCTTTAGCATCTTTTTATGCTGGTGCCGCTTTTACCAAAGCGAATTTGGGTTATGTTCACGCCATTGCTCATCAATATGGCGCGTTTTATCACACACCTCATGGCTTGGCGAACGCCATCGTATTGCCTTATATTTTGGAATATTCAGTACCCGCAGCGAAAGAGCGTTTAGCGGAATTAGCCGTGGCCATTGGTGTGGGTGAGAAAAGCGAAGGTGCTCAAGTGTTAGCTGAAAAGTTCGTTACAGCAGTGAAAAAGCTGAATGAGCAGATTGGCATTCCTGCGACTTTGGATGCCTTAAAAGCTGAAGATATTCCCAAAATTGCGACAGGCGCTTTGAAAGAAGCTCACTATTTATATCCTGTGCCTCGTTACATGGATAGCCAACAGTGCGAGGAGATTATTCACAAGATGGTATCCAGGATCGTATCTGCGTAG
- a CDS encoding EVE domain-containing protein — MQYWLFKTEPDAFSIDDLAAMPEQTEHWDGIRNYQARNFLRDQVKLGDQVFIYHSSCTDVGIVGLAKVVKEGYPDHSQFNPESKYYDPKSNPDNPRWYMVDVKLQQKFAKLLPLSAIKSDPEITELGLVKKGHRLSIMPVNEQEAIRLLARLTNQA; from the coding sequence ATGCAATATTGGTTATTCAAAACAGAGCCTGATGCATTCAGCATTGATGATTTGGCTGCTATGCCTGAGCAAACTGAGCATTGGGATGGCATCCGTAATTACCAGGCGCGTAACTTTCTGCGTGATCAGGTGAAGCTGGGCGATCAGGTGTTTATTTACCATTCCAGCTGTACAGATGTGGGTATTGTAGGGTTAGCCAAGGTTGTTAAAGAAGGATACCCGGATCATTCACAATTTAATCCTGAATCTAAATATTATGATCCTAAATCAAACCCTGATAATCCGCGTTGGTATATGGTGGATGTAAAATTGCAGCAAAAGTTTGCTAAATTGTTGCCATTGTCGGCGATCAAGTCAGATCCTGAAATAACCGAGTTAGGTTTGGTGAAGAAAGGGCATCGCCTTTCGATCATGCCTGTAAATGAACAAGAAGCCATTCGACTTCTTGCTCGGCTCACAAATCAGGCTTAA
- a CDS encoding DUF885 domain-containing protein: MKQLLLCIFAILTLPAYATPAQELSELLDEIYQYEMQVVHPIEATIRGFEASNNKLPDASEETLESYNKQFKVFLERLHRIDFKALSRTEQINYQVQEYYLLDYIDEYEIGGNMLPFTSESGFFSSLSFLPSIHQFKTEKDYQDYLSRLSQFPEYFEQQIHWLKKGIATGMTQPKAILDGLPETVANFYQMEPEKSGYYRPFTQFSNAKLSSEQQKALQDKARDIIQNKVFPSYQTLHTFLLEEYIPKAKTDISAHAWKNGKAYYQNRVSHYTTTKMTAEEIHQLGLQEVKRIRGEMQKVIEDVKFDGDLKAFIHFLRTDPQFYAKSEQELMRYAAYLSKKIDSKLPKLFSHLPRTPYGVEPVPASIAPKYTTGRYIQPNNDSEPGYYWVNTYALNERPLYALPALTLHEAVPGHHLQIALAMELEELPPVRRFGYISAFGEGWGLYSEYLGKEINFYETPYDEFGRLSYEMWRAARLVVDTGMHSQGWSRQRAIDFMLENTALSKLNIISEIDRYISWPAQALSYKIGELTIKKLRKQAEQELGDKFDVREFHKAVLEHGAIPLSILEENINLYIQKNK; this comes from the coding sequence ATGAAACAGCTTTTGCTTTGTATATTTGCTATCTTAACGCTTCCAGCCTACGCCACACCGGCACAAGAGTTATCTGAATTATTGGACGAAATTTATCAATATGAAATGCAGGTAGTTCATCCTATAGAGGCCACGATTCGAGGATTTGAAGCATCAAATAACAAACTGCCAGATGCATCTGAAGAAACCTTGGAATCCTATAACAAACAATTCAAAGTATTTTTAGAACGCCTTCACCGCATCGATTTTAAAGCTCTAAGCCGTACCGAGCAGATTAACTACCAGGTACAAGAATATTACTTGCTTGATTACATTGATGAATACGAGATTGGCGGAAACATGCTGCCATTTACCTCAGAATCGGGTTTTTTTAGCAGCTTATCCTTTCTGCCAAGCATTCATCAGTTCAAAACAGAAAAAGACTATCAGGACTATTTATCCCGCCTATCTCAATTTCCAGAATATTTTGAGCAACAGATACATTGGCTGAAAAAGGGTATAGCGACAGGAATGACACAACCTAAAGCGATTTTGGATGGCTTACCAGAAACCGTTGCCAATTTTTATCAAATGGAACCAGAAAAAAGCGGTTACTATCGTCCGTTTACTCAATTTTCTAATGCCAAATTATCATCGGAACAACAAAAAGCGCTGCAAGACAAAGCCAGGGACATTATCCAGAACAAAGTGTTCCCTTCTTATCAAACCCTGCATACATTCCTATTAGAAGAATATATCCCAAAGGCTAAAACCGACATTTCGGCTCATGCATGGAAAAACGGTAAAGCCTATTATCAAAACAGGGTTTCACATTACACAACCACCAAAATGACGGCGGAAGAAATCCATCAGCTTGGATTACAGGAAGTTAAACGCATTCGCGGTGAAATGCAGAAGGTAATTGAAGACGTTAAATTTGATGGAGACCTAAAAGCTTTTATCCACTTCTTACGTACCGATCCACAGTTTTACGCCAAGTCAGAGCAAGAATTAATGCGCTATGCAGCATACCTATCGAAAAAGATTGATAGCAAACTGCCAAAGCTCTTTTCTCATTTACCCAGAACACCTTATGGCGTCGAGCCCGTACCCGCCAGCATTGCACCGAAATACACCACCGGACGTTACATTCAGCCCAACAATGACAGCGAACCAGGATATTACTGGGTTAACACTTATGCGTTAAATGAGCGCCCTCTGTACGCTCTACCCGCATTAACACTGCATGAAGCGGTTCCAGGTCATCACCTACAAATTGCTTTAGCTATGGAATTGGAAGAACTGCCTCCAGTACGTCGTTTTGGCTACATTTCTGCTTTTGGGGAAGGCTGGGGACTGTATTCCGAATATTTGGGTAAAGAGATTAACTTCTACGAAACGCCTTATGATGAATTCGGTCGCTTAAGTTATGAAATGTGGCGTGCAGCTCGATTAGTGGTTGATACCGGTATGCATAGCCAAGGTTGGAGCCGCCAACGTGCCATTGACTTTATGCTGGAGAATACCGCTCTTTCAAAACTGAACATTATTAGCGAAATCGACCGTTACATTAGCTGGCCGGCTCAAGCATTGTCTTATAAGATTGGTGAACTCACCATTAAGAAATTACGTAAGCAGGCGGAACAAGAACTGGGTGACAAGTTTGATGTCAGGGAATTTCATAAGGCCGTACTGGAACATGGGGCTATTCCACTTTCCATCCTGGAAGAAAACATTAATTTGTATATTCAGAAAAACAAATAA
- a CDS encoding DUF1820 family protein: protein MSASKKPLYRIEFMNNGEHYELYVHEVSQSNLFGFIEIADFVWDTHTAIVLDPSHEKLKSEFADVNRTFIPLHSVLKIDEVKKQGTAKITELNDKVTQFPRPIYTPKN, encoded by the coding sequence ATGAGTGCGTCGAAAAAACCGTTATATCGTATTGAGTTCATGAACAACGGTGAACACTATGAGTTGTATGTTCATGAAGTGTCGCAAAGTAACCTCTTTGGTTTTATAGAAATCGCAGACTTTGTCTGGGATACACATACAGCGATAGTGCTCGACCCCAGTCACGAAAAGCTTAAGTCTGAGTTCGCAGACGTAAACCGAACATTCATTCCCCTACACAGTGTATTGAAAATCGACGAAGTGAAAAAACAAGGCACCGCCAAGATCACTGAACTCAATGACAAAGTGACGCAGTTCCCTCGCCCAATCTATACACCCAAGAATTAG
- a CDS encoding TetR family transcriptional regulator, which produces MAEFKRARNAKAKEARRHGILEAAATLFKANPTSLPTTSQISSYCDISKGALYLYFKSKEEIFLAIIETHFLEWLSIFDIKKQGNKPQNLDTIALFGLLDKACTYMQDNPIFLQLACMSSSVIEPNVDSKILLHHKNHLGLEINKVSHSLGDNTKLLTHSQIAPLLMRSYATLLGLWQVSHPLEPIAKVLQSSSMHVITPDFPSTSRDMLKDIWQLAIQANKPEKSGLLGKLFSR; this is translated from the coding sequence ATGGCAGAATTCAAACGAGCACGTAACGCCAAAGCAAAAGAAGCTAGACGCCACGGCATTCTTGAAGCAGCAGCTACACTATTCAAGGCTAACCCAACCTCACTTCCCACCACCAGCCAAATCAGTAGCTATTGTGATATCAGTAAAGGTGCGCTGTATTTGTACTTCAAAAGCAAAGAAGAGATCTTTCTGGCAATTATTGAAACACATTTTCTGGAATGGCTAAGCATCTTCGATATCAAAAAGCAGGGTAATAAACCGCAAAATCTGGATACCATTGCATTGTTCGGCTTGCTGGATAAAGCCTGCACTTACATGCAAGACAACCCTATTTTTTTGCAGCTTGCCTGCATGAGTAGCAGTGTGATTGAACCGAATGTCGATAGTAAAATCCTGCTACATCACAAGAATCATTTAGGACTGGAGATCAACAAAGTCAGCCATTCACTGGGAGATAACACCAAGTTGCTAACGCACTCCCAGATTGCCCCTTTACTAATGCGTAGCTACGCAACCCTGTTAGGATTATGGCAGGTATCCCATCCACTTGAACCTATTGCCAAAGTATTACAGTCTTCCAGCATGCATGTGATTACACCGGATTTTCCATCCACATCACGAGACATGCTAAAAGATATCTGGCAATTAGCGATCCAAGCAAATAAACCCGAAAAAAGCGGGCTTTTGGGCAAGTTATTCTCTCGATAA
- a CDS encoding TetR/AcrR family transcriptional regulator codes for MARKAQYNVEDVLSDAIQIFLEHGYNGAVMDEIIARTDFNRRGFYMEFGSKQSFLYKVLDHYQSTQLNPIFSHLEANHGLPSIYQFFKEYIEIVKGRGCLLVNCITELGFDDEKIREIGRHHLDRLEIGFIGCLEKAVEQGQVKNTINIEASALQLCNYIQGFAVTAILAGHTDELDLAVNSLLDPLAA; via the coding sequence ATGGCCAGAAAAGCCCAATATAACGTAGAAGATGTATTGTCTGACGCCATCCAGATTTTTCTGGAGCATGGATATAATGGTGCGGTCATGGATGAAATCATTGCTCGAACCGACTTCAACCGACGCGGTTTTTATATGGAGTTTGGTAGTAAGCAATCGTTTTTATATAAAGTGCTAGACCACTATCAAAGCACTCAACTCAATCCCATTTTTTCTCATCTTGAAGCCAACCATGGACTGCCTTCCATTTACCAATTTTTCAAAGAATATATTGAAATAGTTAAAGGCCGGGGTTGTTTACTGGTGAACTGCATTACAGAATTAGGCTTCGATGACGAAAAAATTAGAGAGATTGGCAGGCATCACCTGGATAGGTTGGAAATAGGGTTTATTGGCTGTCTTGAAAAAGCCGTGGAGCAAGGGCAAGTGAAAAACACTATCAATATTGAAGCAAGCGCATTGCAGTTGTGCAACTACATTCAGGGATTCGCTGTAACCGCTATTTTAGCCGGTCACACAGACGAACTGGATTTGGCCGTTAACTCTTTACTGGATCCTTTGGCAGCATAA
- a CDS encoding M28 family metallopeptidase — protein MERLIPYFLGSFLAFVLSVPSAFAAPEKANLEAIKAHLWMLSHDELQGRDTGSPGHEIASLYMASHFRQFGLKPAGDNGTYMQRIKFRQSFLDQASPKLSFTAQGETVELSFPKQYIANPSADYEQAEVQGKLVFVGYGIVAPELKHDDYAGLDVKGKIVVMLSGKPKFFPSEEGAHFASGSQRSHYAVERGAIGIVTLSTPTAESIRPYSRLLNQLHTPNVRWLHDDGTPDNTFPQIKNSAYFSREAAEMLFKNAPQSIESIYAQLEQDEVPKGFELDVELSMSTKSEFKEITSPNVVALLEGSDPELKKEYVVYSAHTDHIGIAKSVKKDRINNGAMDNASGMAVMLETARLFSQMPRPKRSLLFVAVTGEEKGLLGSSYFANNPTVPVEQIVANINLDMPVLLWDFADVIAFGSNHSDLANSVSNAVNKLGLTLSPDPWPEQAIFTRSDHYNFVKQGIPSVFLMPGLKSKVEGEDGAKLFAGFFRDHYHLPSDEFSDAFNDNAILKFTQVNLLVGEEVANQDKRPAWNDGDFFGETFSRK, from the coding sequence ATGGAGCGGTTAATACCATATTTTCTTGGCAGCTTTTTGGCTTTTGTTTTGTCAGTACCATCGGCCTTTGCTGCACCAGAAAAGGCGAATCTGGAAGCTATTAAGGCGCATTTATGGATGTTGTCACATGACGAGTTACAAGGACGAGATACTGGCTCCCCTGGGCATGAAATAGCATCTTTGTACATGGCATCTCATTTTCGTCAGTTTGGTTTAAAGCCCGCTGGAGATAATGGCACTTATATGCAGCGCATTAAATTCAGACAGTCATTTCTGGATCAGGCTTCGCCCAAACTGTCGTTTACTGCTCAGGGTGAAACGGTAGAACTGAGCTTTCCCAAGCAATATATTGCCAACCCCAGTGCTGATTATGAGCAAGCCGAAGTGCAAGGAAAGCTGGTGTTTGTTGGCTATGGAATTGTGGCTCCTGAATTAAAGCATGACGATTATGCAGGGCTTGATGTAAAAGGAAAAATAGTCGTGATGTTGTCTGGCAAGCCGAAGTTTTTCCCAAGCGAAGAAGGAGCACATTTTGCTTCAGGAAGTCAGAGGTCGCATTATGCCGTAGAACGAGGCGCTATAGGCATAGTTACCTTGAGCACGCCGACAGCAGAGTCTATTCGACCTTATAGTCGCTTGTTGAACCAGCTTCATACACCAAATGTACGCTGGTTACACGACGACGGCACACCCGATAATACGTTCCCGCAAATCAAAAATTCGGCATACTTTAGTCGTGAAGCGGCAGAGATGTTGTTTAAGAACGCGCCTCAAAGCATAGAGTCTATTTATGCTCAGTTGGAGCAAGATGAAGTACCGAAAGGATTTGAGCTGGACGTTGAGCTGTCGATGTCCACAAAAAGCGAATTTAAAGAAATTACCAGTCCTAATGTGGTTGCTTTGTTAGAGGGTAGCGATCCTGAGCTTAAGAAAGAATATGTCGTGTATAGCGCTCATACGGATCACATTGGAATCGCTAAATCTGTGAAGAAAGACCGTATCAATAATGGTGCGATGGATAATGCTTCTGGTATGGCGGTAATGTTGGAAACGGCTCGTTTGTTCAGTCAAATGCCAAGACCAAAGCGCTCACTTCTGTTTGTTGCTGTTACAGGTGAAGAGAAGGGATTATTAGGATCCAGCTATTTTGCCAATAATCCAACGGTTCCAGTTGAACAAATCGTAGCCAATATTAACCTCGACATGCCTGTACTGCTTTGGGATTTTGCTGATGTTATTGCGTTTGGTTCAAACCACAGTGATTTAGCGAATTCAGTAAGTAATGCCGTGAATAAATTAGGGTTAACCTTAAGCCCTGACCCTTGGCCTGAGCAGGCTATTTTCACTCGTTCTGATCACTATAATTTTGTTAAGCAGGGAATTCCGTCCGTGTTTTTGATGCCTGGGCTGAAAAGTAAAGTTGAAGGTGAGGATGGTGCTAAGTTGTTTGCTGGTTTTTTCCGTGATCACTACCATTTGCCTAGCGACGAGTTTAGTGACGCATTTAATGACAATGCTATCTTGAAATTTACCCAAGTGAATTTGCTGGTGGGTGAAGAAGTGGCGAATCAAGACAAGCGGCCGGCTTGGAATGACGGTGATTTCTTTGGTGAGACTTTTAGTCGTAAGTAA